DNA from Scheffersomyces stipitis CBS 6054 chromosome 1, whole genome shotgun sequence:
ttgtCCACGAGGAACCAAGCAGTGGCCCAAGGGATCTTGAACCAAGTCATTCGAGCCATTTTCCAGCGAATCACGGACTCTGGTATCTATAAGAATAAGCATAATAGATCTGTTTCGAATTCCAAACTCGCATTCAGATCCCCTAGTAAAGACGACTTTGCTACTCCAATTGACGACAGCAGAGAGAAACTTacgttgaagaatttggagaagttgaacgacGACGTCGAAGACAACGACAGAGTCGACGAAGCCAACAATGCATCCGAGCTGGATGAAGATTTGGTGGTTAAGGATGCTTTTTTAATTTTCAGAGCCATGTGCAAGTTGTCTGTAAAGGACCTTGATTCTGAGACTATAGACATGAAATCTCACACTGTCAGATCCAAAATGTTGTCTTTACATATCATCCACACCATCTTGAAGGACCACATAGAGATATTCTTGAGCCATGATGTGGTGATATTGTCATCCAACTCTGCTGAGCAGACCAGACTTATCAATGCCGTTAGACAGTATGTATGTCTTTCATTGTCGAGAAATGCTGCCTCACCTTTAGCTCCTGTTTTTGAGATTTCGTTAGAAATCTTCTGGTTGATCATCTCCAACTTGAGATCAGAGTTCAAACGTGAAATTCCTGTTTTTTGGGATGAGATATACTTCCCTGTTGCAGAGATGAGAACGTCTACTCCTCATCAAAAGCGATATTTATTATCTATTGTTGAGAGATTGTGCAACGATTCCAGATGCATCATTGAGTTCTATCTCAATTATGACTGTGACAGCACGATGCCTAATATCTGCGAGAAGACTATTGAGCTTTTGACGAAGTTGTCGTTAGCCATTGTAGAAGTAACTGCTCAACAAAGGCAGGCATACCGCGAGAATCGTAGAATGGGCATTTCTGTGTACAACATCGACAAGATTGCCAACTTGACCAGTAGCACGATGTCATCCAAACCTCCAGAACCAGACATCTACAACCATTTTCCTTTGGAGTATGCCTTGAAGATGACGTCTATCAACTGTTCTGTAGCATTTTTAAGATCGTTGTACTCCTGGGCGCAAAAAGGAATCAACAATGGTACCAGTAGAACGCTTGCTTCGAGCCAGAACGGTTCACAGGCTGCCCTCAATAGAAAGAGGTCAGGCACAGTGGACTCTGCCAACTCCACTTTGAACAACTCTAGAAACGCTTCTTTTGTAAACTCCAGCGAGCAATACAGTGAATCTGATGACCCCGAACAgtttgaaaacttgaagcaaagaaaaaagGCCTTTTTAGAAGGTATCAGGCAATTCAACCAGAAAGCCAAGAAGGGCATAAAGTATTTTCTCGAACACAAATTTATTGACTCGGATAGTCCTGAAGATATCTCTAAGTTCTTATTGGGAACCGAAGGCTTGGACAAGAGCGTTATTGGCGAATATTTGGGAGAAGGTGACGAAAGGAATATCGCCATAATGCATGCATTCGTAGAACAGATGGAATTTTCGAACTCGGGTTTTGTAGATGCCATGAGGAGGTTCTTGCAATCGTTCAGATTGCCTGGAGAAGCACAAAAGATCGATAGATTCATGTTGAAATTTGCCGAAAGATATGTGTTAGGTAATCCAACTCTTTACGCCAACGCCGATACTGCTTATGTTTTGGCTTATTCTGTCATTTTGTTGAACACAGATTTACATTCTCCACAAGTGAAAGTGAGAATGTCTGTGGAAAACTTCATAGCCAACAATGCTGGTATAGACGATGGTAAAGACTTGCCTCTGGACTacttggtgaagatttACAACGAGATACAGTCCAACGAGATCAAGTTGCAGTCTGAGCAGCATGCTGCTCTCTTAGCTGGTGATATCAGTATCAGTGTGTCTACACCTTCTGTAGGTTTATTCAGTGGTCGCGACTTGAATCGTGAAGCCTATATCCACGCCTCTAAAGAGATGTCAACCAAGAccgagaagttgatgagaaACTTGGGTAAAAGATTAAAGTCCGATGACTCCAATGGTGTCTTTTATTCTGCATCACATGTAGATCATGTTAAGTCAATTTTCGACACGCTCTGGATGTCAATTTTGGCTGGATTAACACCTCCCTTCAAAGAATATGATGAAGAGGATGTTACTAATGCCTGTTTAGAAGGTATCAAGTTATCGATTCGAATTGCTTGCATGTTCGACTTGTACCACGCCAAGGAATCCTTCATTGGTGCACTTCTTCAGTTTGAAAATTTGCACAACTATCAGGAAATGAAGGCAAAGAGTGTAGAGGCTATCTACATCATGTTGGATCTAGCTGTTACTGAAGGCAACAAACTCACAGATTCATGGAACCAGATATTAACTTCAATTTCACAATTGGAGAGATTGCAATTGATTGCTCAGGGTGTTGACCAGGCTTCGATTCCAGATGTGTCTACTGCCAAACTTGTAAACCGAGGATCTGTTGAAGCTTCTAGAGTTAGCACTAGTTTTTTTAGTCTGTTTACTACGGTGACAACTGCTTCTCAGACAgcttccaacaagttcCATAACCAACACTTGTCTCCGTACGTTGCGCAGTTGTTAACTAAGACCGAGTTGGACGTAGCTATAGACAAAGTGTTTACCAACAGTGTCAATTTGACTGGTTCCAGTATTGTAGATTTCGTGAGTGCGTTGTCTGAAGTTGTTaaggaagaaatcgaaTCTTCTGGACAAAGCAGCAACCCAAGAACCTTTGCGTTGCAGAAGGTGGTTGACATTTGCTACTACAATATGAGCCGTGTTCGTTTTGAATGGACACAATTGTGGAACATCATTGGCGAAACCTTCAACGCTGTGGGCTGTCACAGTAATCTGGCTATTTCATTTTTTGCTTTGGATTCTTTGAGACAGTTGTCGATGAGATTtttggaaattgaagagttggcCCACTTTaagttccagaaggagtTCTTGAAGCCTTTCGAACATGTCATAATATACAATGACTCGTTGGAGGTGAAGGATATGGTATTGGAATGTATCAACAATATGATTCTAGCTCGTGCCCGACAAATCAAATCTGGTTGGAAGACCATCTTTGGAGTACTCACATCAGCAGCTAAAGAAAACAAGGAGAGTTTAGTGATGAAATCTTACAAGATGGCCAACTGGATTAACAAGGAGTTCATTGGTGAAGTCCATGCTCAGGATTCATTTGCTAATTTAGTGATCTGTTTCACGgaattggccaagaacGAACGCTTCCAAAGAGTGAGTTTGCTATCACTTGATGTTTTGCTGAAATTGATCAACCAGATTGCACAATCAAGCTTTGGTAACGacgaattgaaaaagacaGAAGCCAATGGCAAAGAAGACACCGTCAGCAAGAACGATAGATTGGTCAAGGTGTGGTTTCCAGTTCTCTTCGGTTTCCATGACATTATCATGACTGgagaagagttggaagTAAGATCTCGGGCATTGAATTATTTGTTTGATATTCTCATGAGGTATGGGGAGTACTTTGAAGATGAGTTCTGGGACAAGATCTGTCGTCAATTACTTTTCCCTATCTTCAGCGTTTTGAGTAATCATTGGGAAGTTAGTCTTGAAGATTCTAACGACAAGCTTTCTGTTTGGTTATCCACTACATTGATCCAGGCTTTGAAGAGTATGATGTCGTTGTTCACACACTATTTTGATCCTTTGAGCAGAATGCTTGACGagtacttgaacttgataaTTTCTTGTATCTGTCAAGAAAACGACACAATAGCCAGAATCGGAAGAGAATGTATGTCGACGttattgaaagaaaacgCTACAAGATTCACTGATGAACATTGGATCCACATTTCTGGAGCGTTTACCAACTTGTTTGATTTGACTACAGCTAAGGAATTGTTCACTTCCGATCCATTGCTTAACCGTGTGAGATCACAAGATCACGAGAACGGCGATGTTGGATCTCAAGTGGATTTGGACGACCCACAATCACCCAAGAAAACATTGATAGATGATGCGGAGGccagattgaagaaatcgagaGAAAAATCGTCAATTGTCGTCAAGAGtgttttgcaattgctttTGATTCAAACCTTGTCTGAATTGTTCGAAAGTGAAAACTTCTACGAAGCTATTCCCTACACTCATTTGATCAAGATAGCGTTCCTCTTGAACTCGAGTTATACATTTGCTCGCACATTCAACGACGACTATGACTTGCGGGTTCGTTTGTGGAATGCTGGTGTTATCGAGAGGTTacccaacttgttgaagcaggagtcttcgtcttctgcCGTTTTCATTAACATCATGTTCAAGATGTATTGTGATGATGACAAGACAGATGCTTcagcaaagaagacaataaTGGAGTCGATCATTCCATTGTGTAATATAATTACTGAGAGATATGCTGATTTTGACGAGAACAACCAACAGAGAAACATCACCACTTGGAAGCCGGTCATTGTTGAGATTTTCCACGGCTACGTAGAGTTGGATGACGAAgactttgttgaacatgCTCCTACAATGTACAAGTTGTCGTTGAAATTGTTTACGAAGAATATGACAGCAGATTTGAGACAGCTGGTGAGGGCATTCTTGTCGAGAGTTGGCGATGAGTTCATAGACAAGGTTGCTACTACCAATTAGAGAATTCAATTCTTAGAATTGATTCGCACTGAAGTCAATTGATATTTGAAGGATATCAAGAGATATATCTGTCCTGGTATGCCGTTGATAGTGCCGTGTCTTCATATAGTCTTCGTCTCCAGGCGCACTGCTTAGTGGTCATACGAGATGATGAGATTACACAAATGGAACGGCATCCTGTTCATTGTACTGTACGTAATGTTGGTTCCTGTTGGAGCTTGTACCATATTAATATACGATTAAAAGTTTGAGAGTATGATGTTGAGAAGTATGATTCATGCTGAATATGACGAAAGAGTAGGGATCCCTAAGATTCATGAAATGTATGATATATATGATATTTACGATAAGATGACATGTGCTGGCAGCACCAAGCGAGCATATAGATCCATAACGAGACATGGTCTATGCATATAAGCTATCAGGAGTCAATTGTCTTGGTGATCCATGGGCATGATGCCAGGCATTGTTCTGCATAGTTAAGAATATATGGGGAAATGGTGTCGAGAAGAAGTCTCAGTCAATGCCGTTGACTTTTCAGAGTTGCACTAATAGCTTCTGTAGGCATTGCTTGAGTAGAAATCTGTATATCTTATAGTGTAGTTACTGAACAGCAGTGAATATGGAGTGCTCTACGGAGTATTCGGTATATCTATATTACTGTCTACAAAGTATTCATATAAGCCGCATTTCCTAGCATACTAGAATGACGAGTCTCTCTCTCAAACCCAATCCTATATCTGCTCTTCTGTGTCTACCCATATGAACATCTCGAACCTTCTCTCTACTTTCTAATTATATTTACTCCATCGCTACGAATGGTCCCATCTTGTGCTCACATTTACGGAGGCTATAGTCGCACCGGCCAACTCCACCGACAGCCGGTCCCACACTTACGCCCACAGTATACTACGATGAAAGCAGGAGTGCACAGAGCCCGGTGGTCTTTTTTCGTCGTCCAGTGACTGGGACGGGTCAGcaaaattttcagctaCTTTTCGAGCCCAACctattctttctttacaTACCcatagaaagttagaaagtTTGCCAGTTAGACTTGACAGTTTTAACATGTCTTTTGAGAACAAAGTACGTAGACAACATATGTGGCCGACGCGCCGCAGCCAATGGAGCCCGCTGGCGACGCCAATGTAAAATGTCtggagtgaaaaatgctGGAAATTGCACTATTATCGATACAGAAATGAGTCAAACGACAGTAAGAAATAACCAATTGTGGAGAGTTTCCCCTAAACTTCTTCCCTACAATATCCAGAGTATACTTGTATTGCTACAATTCACTTTTTATACCAGCACTGCTTTTGTTGTGTTGAGTCTTCGCTGGCGGCATAGAATAATTCAACTGTGGAGAAGCATCGAAATTCGaaaatttcagatttttcacttttttctAGCATTCATTTGAACCCTATTACTACGAGGCATTACCATGAACGAAGTATTCAAACGATACTAACATACTAGAACTTATTTGCCTTGTTAGGTAACGACGTCGAAGACGACACTGTCGTCGCCGCCTTGCCAAAGGAagtcgtcaagaagaacactTCCTCCAAGAAGGCTGATGTTCCTCCTGCCTCTGCTGACCCAGCCAGagccaagaagaacaagtccAAGCCTACCGGTAACGAAGCTGCCTTGAAGGCTAACGCCGACAACAAGTCTGTTGCCGCTCCATCTGCCACTCCATCCAAGCACGTCAAGAAGCCATTTGACCGTCATTCCAGAACCGGTAAGACCgactccaagaagaagctcaagCAAGGCTGGGGTACTGGAgaacaaagagaattggaagGTGAAACTGAAGGTTTGGAAGACGCTGTAGCTGACttggacgaagaagacgaagttgCCGCTGAACCTGCCGTGCCAAAGAGATCCTTGAACGACTACTTTGCTGAATTGCAAGTCAAGcaacaagaattggaagGTGCCAGACAATTGAGAAAGGCCAACGAAGGTGTTGAAGACAAATGGACCgctgaagaagtcatcGAAAAGCAACAAGAATCTTTCTTTGAATCTACTGCCTCCAAGAAGACCAAGGCTAAGGCTccaaaggaaaagaagttcttggaaatcgacGCTCACTTTGCTGATGAACAACCAGCTTCTTTTGAATCCAAGAGAGGTGGTGCCAGAGGTGGTGCTAGAGGTGGTGCCAGAGGTGGCCGTGGTGCTGCCAGAGGCGCCAGAGGTGGTTTTGCCAAGAGAGGCGACAGCAAGCCTGCTGCTAAGACTGCTGCTGCCCCAAAGGCTgaaatcaacgacaagaacTTCCCATCCTTGTAATCAGCCCCGAGCTGTAATCGTCATAGGACGATATCGTAAGAGAAATCGCTGTCTGTTTGCATTTTTAACAGGTGCCCCTTTCTTGACTGTCACGTACTTTATAGTTTTACGTTTTTTGTAGGTTAATACATCGCCAACGGAATTGTTGTAGTGAGAGATTTTATATATCTATGGAGACAAATATGCCTGTTAATTTAAGAAAAGCTTTCTATGTGATTTCACTTTATTCACATAGCCTTATAtttagctgcgaaaaaatCATATGGGCCGCATTCGGTTGCACAATTCGGCACGTGACCGCAACTGTCATATGCCCTCCCCACAGTTACCACCAGACTGGGGAACTTTCACTGATTCTGAATAtatattttcatatttgTTTTTTCCTTGATTTGAGGGTAAATCTTGGTGGATCTTGCTGTTAGACTGGAATTGACATCACattcaaagaattgttcATATCTCCCATCATTTCGATTATCTTTTTAGCACAATCCTTGTTCACTATTTTTGTTCACTATTTTTTCATTAGTTTTTCTCGATCACTAATATAGCATTCTCGTACAATTGAGCATGTCTGACGACAAATACAGACTGACTGCCACAAAAGTTCTTTCACTGGTGTACCAAGCCTCCAGCGACTTCGCTGATGCTCACCAGGGACAGAATCGTGGAGCAGCTGCGGGAACAGCAGCAGCGTTGCTTTCTATGGGAATCGATAGGGTTAATAGAACTGGCAAGAGTGCGTCTCGTAGCGGAAGCTTGGATTTGGACTACACCGATGAACAATTGGAGCACATACGACAGATGGCATCTTCAGCTGAGGAAAATGAGCTCAAGAAGCACCGTGACCATTTCgtagacaagttgatggacaagatgttgaagtatACGATTCCAGACGATTCGCCAGATAAGGCTATATTCGAGCAGAAGATCAATGATCCGTCCAGAAGTGAAAGACCCAACTTGTCGATCCGGATTTTGcttctgaacttcaaaaagCTCGCTGGTAAAATGGGAATGTTCTTTGAGTTGCAGTATGGAATCATCCACATCATCACCTGGAGAAAGCCTACCAAAACCTTGACGGCTTTAGTATTGTACACAACGATCTGCTTGTGGCCCCATCTAGTGGTTACGTATCCCCTCATATTCTTGCTCTTCGGCATTATTGTTCCCGGCTATCTTCACAGACACCCTATGAGAACACCGGAGTTGATCAAGGTAAAGAAACGAGGACAGCTGCTCTTTTCGTTCCTCAATGAAGGAGCTGGTGAACACAGCATTATCGACGACTTACTTAGTGACTCTGTGCTAGGTGATGAAGGACTAAGACCGACATTTTCTGGCTCGGAAGAACTGTCCGACGTCTTACAGATTTCTCCATCTGAAGTTATTTCTGAAACCAGTGTCTCTACAGATGATTCCAAGAAACCAATTGCTAAGTCACAGTTAGCCTTATTGATAAACATGAGAGATTTGCAAAACTTGACGActgacttgttgaacgGCATGGATTTGGCTGAGAAGTCGTGGTTTGAGACTTTTGGCTTCAAGGACGAGCATCTCTCAACATTTATATTCTATGGtgtagcagcagcaacttCTGTGGTTCTATTTCTTGGACAGTTTATTCCATGGAGACTTATCTTTATTCAGTCTGGTTGGGCTGGTATTCTCCTCTGTCATCCAAAGAGCAAGACATTCTTGGTGGAGCTTAGCAACGCCAAAAAGGCTCGCGCAGCTAAAGCTCCACAGCCTGAAGAAATCATAGAGTCTGAAGTTAAGAAGTTCGAGACTAACGATATCATTGTAGACGATGCTCCAGAAAggagaattgttgaaattttcgaattgcagaagaaaagtattcTCCACGAAAAATGGACTTTTTATTCGTACTCTGGCAATATCTTTGACACtaagaaaaagacaagattAGCCGGCAAGAGACCTGGTGGAGTTGACCATCTTTCCAAGGTTGTTCCTCCTAAGGATTGGTTGTTTGACTTCGGATTTGCTAACAAGTGGACGATTGACTACGAGCCACAAGagtttcttcgtcaaagaAGCTTGGAATCAAAGAATCTTGTTATCAGAGAGGGTGAAAAGAGCGGCTGGATATACGACAAGGATGTTGAATCGCAGTCTCTGGATATAACTTATGagttcagaagaagaagattgtaTAGAGAATGCCTTAGATATGGACGTGCCCCTAAAGGATCCAGAAAGTCTTAGTtattttgtatttgataTATGATTGTATCATTTTTAAATTGTATCATATATACTATACTGTTTAAGTTTTATATCATATTCATGATTCTTCCTCTGCACCTGGCATTCCAAAAAATAACTTCCTATAACAAGAGGAgtcttcagaaacaaaaTGATCATAGTTATTCTCAAGCATCTCTCCACATAAGAAACACATATTGGTGCCACATTGCGAACATTTGACTTTGTTACAGCCATCAGACTTCTCTATGATGATTCCACAGCCAGGGCACTCCTTGACTTCGTTGCTTTCtttcaacatcttgttgaaaagaaggTCCATCTGGTACTCTTCTACTGCTCGAATGATACGCTGTCTGCCATAACGAGCATTTAGAGTCTTCCTCTCGTAGGAGTCTCTAGGTAAAGACATATATGCCTCAATATCCTTTACTTCCACCCCTAGATAATCGCCACTCTCGGAAGTGACCTTTTTACATACTTTGAATCGGGCATGGTAAGAGTTGTGACAGTCGTTGCAAAAGGCATATGCACATCTGGGACATACTACCAACCGCTCTGTGAGATCTTCTCTAAATATGGCTTCGTCGCAGCCAATTCTAGGACATTTTACAAGTCTGTTAGGTAGCAATTTACCAATGAATTCGTACTGcgacttcttgaagagcgTATAATATCTATTGACCAAGTCTTCACTTGTCTTCTCACCACTTTCATTACTCTGGACAGATGTCAATATCTTAGAGAGAAAATTGAGCGGCACAGCAGGTGTGAGCAAAGTCCTGACAATTTCCTCAACTCTAGTATCTGACATAAGCCACGACTCCAACTTGGAGTATTCATCTTTGGTCTTGacaaacttcttggtgCACTCATAACTGGGGCAGTGCACTTTGTCTATCTCTCCGGTTCGGATCACAGACGAGAAGTAGGCAAATAAACAGGTATTACAAAAGGTATGGCCACATGAGTCGAAGCGCAGACAATTAACGCCTTTATAGTCTTCCTGGCACACCTCACAGGTAAATGTCTTAGTTTCGTACTCCTGTTGCTTAATGTCGTTGTCATAGTCTACTATGGTCTGAAATTCTTGGCCACTAGTAACATCGTACTTGGGACCAATGAGCAGATCCCATTCGTTCTGAGTTTGGTCGTGCAAATAGTCTATCATGCTGAAAAGTACCTGGTCTTGGTAACTTTCCCAGATTTGCTCCAAGTGGACTATCATAGAGTCTACTACAGTCTGGTGCAAAATTGAACTGGTAAGGTTGAAGTTAAGTGATTCTTCGTACGGATATCTTTCTGGAAGTTCGAAAGTGAATAGAAGCGAAGGTAGATTGCAAACCTTATGCGTTAATAAGGGAGTATCTCGATGGGACTCGGGTAATAGTCGAAGTATTATGCCGTCTTCGTTTTTGAGTGGGATCTCTATCGATCCAGTATATTTTGAGAAGTTCATCGTGCAGTTGGGGTAGATAGCTTTACAGGATTGGAGCTCCTGGACTCGAATATCGTCCGAGAAGTCGACGTTGTCATATGCAGCTTCTGTCATTGTGCAGCATCGAAGATATAAGGATTCTGGATTGGTAGGTATGCGTTCTATTAAGATTAGTGACCAAGGTTAATATGACTAAGCTGTGatgagtgaaaaattcaagatatGCAAAATGCggagtgaaaaatgttAGCAACGACTTGAAAAcgtgaaaaattaaaaaGGATACAAAAGCCTACGCAAAGCTTATGGATGAAATGGCAGACGTATGACTTTAGAGTGGAAATATGATGGACGGTatgaaattcttttctttcgTTAGGTAAGGAAGTAAGGAATTAGTTTGACACAGGATTGGAAAAAGTGAATTCCAAAGCATCTACGAGGGCGAAGGGAACATTATGCCTGTAACAAAAATACAAGGTGGTTGTGataatgaaaatggaaCAGACAGTTTCGGCTAGAGAAACTTGGTCAAATTTACAGAGTGAATCTCCTTAGTGTAGAGATGTCAGCTTTTGATTCTTGGCTATGGACTTTACTGTAgagcttaactatggagaCTATGAGAGTGAATAAGCTACTATATGCACGATTTTTCACATAAAAAAAGAGACAgctcatagttaagaataTATTCAAAAACACTTTCTCTACATCAGCTATACTTACCGATTCCAACAAGACGCGTCCTGTAGTATTTGCTAGTCAGAAGTTGACATAATCTGAGGGCACATTGCACACGATGGACTCGTTTGCGAAAAAAGTACGAACGTTCGATGCGTTTCCTAAGGTGGATTCTCAACACACGGTGAGGTCACAGCGAGGAGGGTTTTCTACCTTGATGACAGCATTCTGTGGCCTTTTGATAGTGTGGGTAGAGATAGGTGGCTTTCTTGGTGGATATGTCGATCATCAATTCATAGTTGATAACGAGATCAAGTCCTCTCTTGTCATCAATGTGGACATGCTCGTAGCCATGCCTTGCGAGTTTCTCCATACAAACGTAGAAGACATTACGAAAGACCGGTATTTGGCTGGAGAGACACTCAACTTCCAGGGAACCAACTTTATAACACCACCCACgttcaacatcaacaatatcaacGACAAACACGATACCCCGGACTTGGACGAGATTATGCAAGATTCACTCAGAGCCGAATTCAGCGTATCTGGAGCTCGCATTAACGAAGGAGCTCCAGCTTGCCACATCTTCGGTTCGATTCCGGTTTCGCATGTAAAGGGTGATTTCCATATCACAGCCAAAGGCTTGGGCTACAGCGACAGACTGCACGTCCCTCTTGAAGCCTTGAACTTCAGTCATGTAATCCAGGAGTTCTCCTTTGGCGACTTTTATCCATTCATCAACAATCCCTTAGATGCCTCAGGAAAATTGACGGAAGAGCCTTTGATTTCGTACCTGTATTTCGCAAAAGTCGTGCCCACCTTGTACCAGCGTTTGGGATTGGTTGTAGATACGAACCAATACTCGTTGACAGAGAATAACCatgtcttcaagttggagCACAAGCGCCCTACGGGAATTCCtggaatcttcttcaagtacGATTTTGAGCCAATTAAGTTGATCATCATTGAGAGAAGATTGCCATTTATCCAGTTTGTAGCCCGTTTAGCCACAATTGTAGGCGGTTTACTTATTCTCGGAGGCTACCTCTTCCGTATGTACGAGAAGATCTTGGTAGTACTCTTAGGAAAAAAATATGTTGACAAAgacagagaaaagaaatccGGGGGAATTCTTGACAACGACGTCAAACAGAAAATCAACTCCGACTAAGTCATGTGTAGAATACAGCaaatagaagagaatagCAAACGAACAAACTTTGTAAGTTGTAGAAAACAGTTTTATGTATGGAACAGCTTTCTGAATCACTCCCTATTCGGAAGGTGGTTGCGACAGTTTATCAGTATTAACTGTGCGACACCCTCGGAACTCGAATATTTAGTTGCGAAAGAGATTCTTTAACTCAAATATTTGGCCCGTAGACAGTGTAAATGGCTACATTTCTTTGGTTAAAAAAAAGTACTCTTATAAATGTGTTCTCATTAATACTCTTGTTTATACTCACACCATCATCTTGAATCTAGAATCACCACATTCTTACCTATTAGTGAGTAAAGCTTTGACCGGAAATAACCAAATCCGACCATACGACCTTGCCACAGTCCTATCTGATAATGAAGCCTCCAACTCTCTTGGAAATATAATCGGAGTAACCTGCACACAGCACTCTATATCTCGATTAGACATTTCTCGATATTTCTTCAGTGATttacttcttctctcttaCATCTGTCAGACAAGCCACTTGACTATGGATGCtgctaagaagaagatacgaagaagcagaaacGGCTGCCACAACTGCAAACGATTGAAAATCAAGTGCGATGAGCAGAAGCCAGTTTGTTCCTACTGTGCCAAGACCAGAGCTACTTGTGACTATTCAATAAAACTCACCTGGGGAGGGAGACCATATAGAGATACCAACAAGAGACGTAAAGACCAGTTTAGAACTATAGCATTTGAGAATGACAGCCTGGTGG
Protein-coding regions in this window:
- a CDS encoding purine motif triplex-binding protein encodes the protein MECSTEYSTTYVADAPQPMEPAGDANNLFALLGNDVEDDTVVAALPKEVVKKNTSSKKADVPPASADPARAKKNKSKPTGNEAALKANADNKSVAAPSATPSKHVKKPFDRHSRTGKTDSKKKLKQGWGTGEQRELEGETEGLEDAVADLDEEDEVAAEPAVPKRSLNDYFAELQVKQQELEGARQLRKANEGVEDKWTAEEVIEKQQESFFESTASKKTKAKAPKEKKFLEIDAHFADEQPASFESKRGGARGGARGGARGGRGAARGARGGFAKRGDSKPAAKTAAAPKAEINDKNFPSL
- the SEC7 gene encoding guanine nucleotide exchange protein for ADP-robosylation factor, which encodes MWEVFIHTNRLSLFSQFFSFPRAFRIYVTTSIPVIPSAPCRSLDPSDMSPADPQPGPISRAEESQKAVETTKEPISSENDMDEVDLNSNDNVAGIGAENGKIPDETETEPTQTDDDDSKSHSSEQNNKKTLEKTPEVTNQTSEQSDPVKSEQNTVNGSADVETATKTESDTVTNGDVVPPESESNGGTQSDGQEQAEVQSESHEQSQNESQIQSEAQSEAHTRQHSVVSIASATNAATVDNIKIFKNTFEEIVNSKEAKKNAGLKESVQKALDSLNNAQSRDAHLIFDALKETCEKSNSNELKAKAIDLFAKLFDYAQFNDENDKAHLTESSVNVISSCFLGEGTDPDVELQVVRALMHSIVLMPCHGAPLLKAVRSIYNVFIFSLSTRNQAVAQGILNQVIRAIFQRITDSGIYKNKHNRSVSNSKLAFRSPSKDDFATPIDDSREKLTLKNLEKLNDDVEDNDRVDEANNASESDEDLVVKDAFLIFRAMCKLSVKDLDSETIDMKSHTVRSKMLSLHIIHTILKDHIEIFLSHDVVILSSNSAEQTRLINAVRQYVCLSLSRNAASPLAPVFEISLEIFWLIISNLRSEFKREIPVFWDEIYFPVAEMRTSTPHQKRYLLSIVERLCNDSRCIIEFYLNYDCDSTMPNICEKTIELLTKLSLAIVEVTAQQRQAYRENRRMGISVYNIDKIANLTSSTMSSKPPEPDIYNHFPLEYALKMTSINCSVAFLRSLYSWAQKGINNGTSRTLASSQNGSQAALNRKRSGTVDSANSTLNNSRNASFVNSSEQYSESDDPEQFENLKQRKKAFLEGIRQFNQKAKKGIKYFLEHKFIDSDSPEDISKFLLGTEGLDKSVIGEYLGEGDERNIAIMHAFVEQMEFSNSGFVDAMRRFLQSFRLPGEAQKIDRFMLKFAERYVLGNPTLYANADTAYVLAYSVILLNTDLHSPQVKVRMSVENFIANNAGIDDGKDLPSDYLVKIYNEIQSNEIKLQSEQHAALLAGDISISVSTPSVGLFSGRDLNREAYIHASKEMSTKTEKLMRNLGKRLKSDDSNGVFYSASHVDHVKSIFDTLWMSILAGLTPPFKEYDEEDVTNACLEGIKLSIRIACMFDLYHAKESFIGALLQFENLHNYQEMKAKSVEAIYIMLDLAVTEGNKLTDSWNQILTSISQLERLQLIAQGVDQASIPDVSTAKLVNRGSVEASRVSTSFFSSFTTVTTASQTASNKFHNQHLSPYVAQLLTKTELDVAIDKVFTNSVNLTGSSIVDFVSALSEVVKEEIESSGQSSNPRTFALQKVVDICYYNMSRVRFEWTQLWNIIGETFNAVGCHSNSAISFFALDSLRQLSMRFLEIEELAHFKFQKEFLKPFEHVIIYNDSLEVKDMVLECINNMILARARQIKSGWKTIFGVLTSAAKENKESLVMKSYKMANWINKEFIGEVHAQDSFANLVICFTELAKNERFQRVSLLSLDVLSKLINQIAQSSFGNDELKKTEANGKEDTVSKNDRLVKVWFPVLFGFHDIIMTGEELEVRSRALNYLFDILMRYGEYFEDEFWDKICRQLLFPIFSVLSNHWEVSLEDSNDKLSVWLSTTLIQALKSMMSLFTHYFDPLSRMLDEYLNLIISCICQENDTIARIGRECMSTLLKENATRFTDEHWIHISGAFTNLFDLTTAKELFTSDPLLNRVRSQDHENGDVGSQVDLDDPQSPKKTLIDDAEARLKKSREKSSIVVKSVLQLLLIQTLSELFESENFYEAIPYTHLIKIAFLLNSSYTFARTFNDDYDLRVRLWNAGVIERLPNLLKQESSSSAVFINIMFKMYCDDDKTDASAKKTIMESIIPLCNIITERYADFDENNQQRNITTWKPVIVEIFHGYVELDDEDFVEHAPTMYKLSLKLFTKNMTADLRQSVRAFLSRVGDEFIDKVATTN